The Chanos chanos chromosome 9, fChaCha1.1, whole genome shotgun sequence genome includes the window GGAAGACGGAAAGACGTACAAATGTGAACACAGTCAATGCTCCAAACCTAATACCAATGCGTTTAACTAACAAGACGTCACACTGGGTCAGATCGAACACTAAATGAAGATGAGTATATTAGTTCTCAAATGGCAATAACCCCTTTCTCTGTTGGGGACGCGTGAAGGTCTCGAGACATCGTCAACCCTGCGACTGCGTCCTACAGATTATTAGAAATTTAATAAACGAAACATGTTCGGTTCTGGAACGCTTCCTACGTGTTCGACGTTTCATCAGCGTGCACTGATTTACATCAAGTCATCAAGAAGTCACGAGCTATTGCTTTCAGCTTCTGTACCCTATTCCTATTCTGCAGCGCTAACACGCTAACTTACTTACACAACGAGTCGCTCAGTGAAAAGGTCCGTCCGTTGGGTTTTATGGAAAACCAACAAACTCATATCAGCATTGCATTGAAATGCATATAAATTAAGACAACGAAACGACCGATGTCGTCCACTGACAGGACAGATGAATGAACGATTCGCAGGACGCGTCCGGCTGTCAAAACTCATACCTCTGACAGGGCGCCGCCATATTGTTCAAACTAAACTTTATTTGTACACCAAGATCCAACAAATTGTTTGAACCGGCAGCTTCTTTACGTGAAGTCGGCATGTCAGGTATCAAACAGGAAAACTCATGGAAGATACATTAATCAGAAgtgatcatttgtgtgtgtgtgtgtgtgtgtgtgtgtgtgtgtgtgtgtgagagagagagagagagagagagagagagagtgtttttgtgtttttgcaaacATTTAGTTATTGAttaagttttacatttttagaCTGATTATGTCACATTAAAGAAATCTTCCCAGGGACAATAAATGAACAgtgaaagatagatagatagatagatagatagatatttgatttcatttattttgtttgatttaaccTTCATTTAACCaactcagtcacactcactcgAGAATcagtcacactttttttttttctttaatttcaaaaaccaaatttaaaaaaaaccaaaaccttaAGCAGAGGGATAATGTGCCAGTAACACACAACAATAAGACACAAAGTGCAGTCCCACAGGCATGTGAAAACAAATTAGATCCTGCCCAAAACCCTAACCTCCTCCCAGCCATTAAAACATGTGCATCTGCGGTCTGAGAATCCACAGACCTGATTTTGAAAGCAGCAATGGATGTGAATTATTCCAGTTTTTAAATGTACCTGTAAAAGGGAGAGAATGGGGGGCTTTTTAGTCACAGAGGGCTTCAGACCGTATCCCTGGCCCTTTAGGGATTCCTCACACTAATCATGCAGAGATTCAGCTCTCTCCTCAACTCTCTCGCACGCGCCGGTCGTTTCGCAAAACAAGGCCTTCTCTCATTGTTGGTCGTGTCTATCTGCATcgcagtttgtttgtgttttattatttgtttggttttttttactgttaaaaaggaaaaagcacGGATTCCAATATACTTGTCAGATATGGCAtcacaaatgtttcattttcttttttgggcaAGAGCATATGCAGCATTGGAATATTCCTATCAAATATACTGAATATGGAAtgtacaaatgtacacacacacacgtcatatGTAATACGTATTGTCAAATATCAGTTTTATCTAGACTTCTATTCTGCATATTTATCAGACGCAGAACTTGAAacatatatggaaaaaaaaacataatcacacAGAGTAACATGAAGTATAATTTATAGTACCTCATATGTCTGAATGTAATACTAGCCATATACAAAACTCACTGTGATTGTAAAATGATAAGTGTATGGCCTACAGTAAcagaatatattaaaaaaaaatcatacattttgCATTATCAAcacatgatttttgtttttcatatgagcaacttttaaaaaatggtttgaTTTTATATTTAGTGCTATAGCTGGCAGGCACAAGGATTCAGTGTTGGACGTTTCTGTCCGTTACCTTAGCAACCCTATTATCTCTCCAACACCAGATTGTTTTCAGCTGAGGGATTTAGATTTGTAGAGCTGGGATGGGAGACAAACATACAAGCTCCATTACACAAGCCAAATgcatggaacacacacacacacacacacacacacacacaaaaaaacaaagctccaAAGCCAGTAGGCCAGAGGATTGCATGGAATATTCCCATTCCCACATTGACCTGTTTTGGTCTTGGAATAAGGTGAAGACACCTGTGACAGTTGACACTTTCTGCACTGCAAATTAACCACTTTCATTTTTTGCTCTGAGCGCATCTGCTTAAGAGAAAAGATATAGCCTAAATAAAACCTTCTAACAAAAAGAGGTCCAGCTTAAAGTCATGgccgaaacacacacacacaaacacacacacattttcattgttGTCTCTGAATAGGAGTAAAAGTAACACCTACCCAGAAAATGTTATCACAGTAGTAGAGTTAGCATAGTAGCACAGCATTCACAAAAGTCTTGAGTATTTCTGCGGGGAGGAAAGCATCTCTTTTCACcatcttttttcctccccccacCCTGTGTATCACTGTACATGATTTCTCTGTCACTAATCAGAGTGAGGAGGAAGCTCTATCACACCAACCTCATTTGTGTGAAATCCCAAGAGACGACACCTTTGATCTGACATTAACagactgcgagagagagagagagagagagagagagagagagagagagacagagagagagagacagagagagagacagagagagagagacagagatgcaaAAAAGAatagagacaggcagagagagagagagagagatgagatgagagtaTGTAGATGGTAAAACACAGGATACATTCATATTTCTGACATCAACTCGCTGAACCTGAGGGGAGACTCACACATCATAGATCAGAGTAAAAGGAATATCTGCgcctgaggagaaaaggagcaAACGGGGGAAAATAGACGATGAAAGAAACAGGTCTTTGACATAATTATAACCACTGCCTTCCTCCCTGTGAACTGGCTAGAGAATCTCCACATGGGTCTGACAGTAAAATAATTTAAGTGGACAAGAAATTGAGAGCTTATGCTCATTGTTCTGGGTTAGTTTAGATGTCTCTGTCTAGAAAAGGAACATATAAAGGATGGTTCTTTCACTCAAATCCACTCTTTTTTGAGATTTCTCACAGGAAtaagaaagactgaaaattgctctctctctctctctcactctctctctcttaaaataaGAAGTGCTATCGATTGTCATGGATTGCACTAAGTAAATTGACTACAGGTTCAGTTCACTGGGGGGTCAGCTAATCCCAAAGTCAATGCTTATTgatgtattttgtatgttttacGTTTACCAGTGAAAAATGGAGTCTGGCTCACTTAACGTGGTAGGAGAGGAGTTAAAGATAATAGTTAATTACAGGAGGTCAGTGTAAGCAAGGGGTCGAATGTAGGGGACCTACTTTTGTTTCTTCCAGTAAACGACTTTATGGAGACACAGCAAGTGTTTTCTTCCTGTAATGCTAACCCAAACCCCTGTTCTAGAGCACAGAGAAGTATATCGCTCAAAGAATCCTACATATTCTCGACTAAATGGACTTCGtgtggaaagaaagagatgaaaatatattaaaatgcaCATTCCTTTCTCAATTCTTCTGGCTCAAGGTTATCTCACAGCTTATCTGAGGTTATCTGAGAAGACTGATGgtcgacagagagaaagaagaattgCAGATGAAGCTGATGCTAAACGGGGAAATAATACACTCCACAAATCTCAAACTCGATGGAGGTGTTTAGTTGACAAAGGGCTTCTTATAGCGACAGGTGTCCTTATTGTTCTgaacgtgtttttctctggcCTCCAGTTGAGGAGAAGTTTAGGATTTGAAAAAATACAGGTAAGAATTCATATGCAGAGTAAAGCTTCATTGTGTCATTGAGAAAAAGTTAGACAAAGGAGTTCCTTTATGGAAACTCCACAATATAAAATGCCACAATAGACATGTAGCCATCAACCTAGGCTCTGCGTTGCCTTTAAATCAATACCATAATGACTGAGTGGAAATCTGCTATGTGAGTAATCATCTTAGATCATGTAGATGATGGGCTCGAAAATTTGCCCTATTTATCAGCTTCGCATATATACCAATCCACCCCTATACCGACAACcctgcacatacatacacacacacacacacacacacacacacacacacacacactcacatacacacacacattcacatacacccaaactctctctctttctctctctctgtctttctctctgatgagCCGAAACGCATTGAAATGCATTATGAATGTACTCTCTGATGAAGGTTCCTTAACAAGTTGTTGAGTTGACACCTCTTAATCATGGTAACTCTCCTGCCTTTGTACATCACTTCAAACGGTTGTTTctcaacgaaaaaaaaaatcacctcgtCTCTACATTGCCCTCTTCTCTTTAAACTTCCACCCTTTACTCCACACCCCTGCACAGCTCTTACACATCCCTTCTCCACAACAGCTCTCACACTCCCCCTCTCAACCACAACTCCCTTTGAACGTGATCTATGACAAACAGCCAGTGGTAATAACTCACTACGCCTCCTGTTTCTGGAGGTGATTACTTCTTCACCGGTGGAGATCCAGTGAAAAACGATCGAtcaggacaggagagaaaagtGTTGCGCCTTCGACAGAGGTGCTCAGCCCGACGCTTTCATCTTGGCCTGTCCAAGGTGACCTTTCGGAGACAACGTGTGATTCACTCCGTCCAGAGCGGGACGAGAATAGAggcacctgagagagagagagacaatctcACACCATCTCCTCTGCCTGAAGACAAACGCGAAGAGTCCAATAGACTCTTGCCGGCATTTCCTTGTTCAGAAAGGGGCTGATGGGTGTGAGGGTTATTTTCAGGATGTGTTTCACAATGACAGGCTCGTAAAAACTGTTGGTGCTCGTCATtgatctgtgctgtgttggAAACCATGATGCTGAAAGACTATTTTACTCCCGCATTCAATAGCACCTTCCTCTGCTGTGAGCACTTTGTTCTGTCTTGAGATCAAAGTTTTTGTCCTACCTCACAGCAGTACATCTCTACGTTTCAAACGATTTATCGACTTACTCATCGCATAGCGTAAAGCGAGACCAAGCGTACGCCAATCTACGTGATTAGCTGCCTGTATTTTCAGAAAGACCCCGCAGACCAATCGCACCAGATGTTGAACACAGTATCGCGAACGATCGACTGAATCGGATCTATTTTCGGTCCACTAAACTGATTTCGGTTGATCGTTATCTCTCAGGAAATCTAACTTGAACGCAAACAGGGTGAGGTGTCACCCCGGAGACAAGAACCAGATCTTCCTTGGCCCTCTACGTTTCCTTCACGTCTCAACAGGACTCCTCTGagtgtttgctttttaatcATTGTTGTGATGTTCACTGTCACTGTTCTTTCTTACTTTGACTCATCAGGTTGACAGGTTTGACTCCTGCGAGAGAACAGCTCTTCCACAGAACGCTTTGTTTCTTCCTTCTTTCCCCTATCAACTCCTTCTGCTCCCTGCTCAAACAGCACCTCCTTTTAAATTAATGGAACTAATTAGCGCTCTGATTCTTCCAACTGCTTCCAAGACAGCGTGGGAAGAGCAGGGTCACAGAGGGGCGCTGTCTCTGTGCCCCAGGTCTAAAGCCTAACACAAAacagtgtggggtttttttttgtcttattaaTGACTTACGAAAAGATTTTGTAGTTCTGTGTCATTGATCATTGTATCACATACTAGCTGACACCATAAAATATGTTAATAATTAAAATGGTAGTAAATTGAACACCATTtcaatacacacagagaaactattGATGGtattcactgagagagaaaaaagttaaaatactCTATCTGCTAAATACTGATAGTTTTTACTTAAACACAGCTGTtgaggaatggggggggggggggtgtcatatTGTTACCGTGGAGATGGATCCAGCAGTCTTACCATCGGTGGCTAAAGAAGATTCTAGAACAGAAATCAATGGGTGGTAAGACCCTGATCTACAAAGGAGCTTGAGTTTGAAGGATGTGAGAAAAGTCATCCAACATCCAATACCTAATTAAGCTGGCCGTCTCCACGTATAACGGGGTGAAAATGTGAGAGCAAGAGCTTTTCCACAAAAGTCAATGGTACAAGCCAGCCAGAAGCCACTAactaacaggttttttttgtttcgaataaaagaaatatatttgaGAAAATGAATCTTTTATACATTCTCCTTTGGCACAGGATACTTTTATCTCTGTCCCATTAGCATTTTTGGCGCAGAGgcaatttacatttttatagcATAATTAATGGACAAGAAAGTCATTTACATTTTCCTTCTGTTCTCTAGCACAGTCTCTAGAGaatatcagatttttttaaGAGGCTAATATTTGGGAATTTGGACAGTGCACATTAAACAGTGGAGAAAGGTTAAGATGGGGCATGTGGTGTGCGGGTGGTGGCGGCAGTGTTGGGGGGCGGAGGTGGGGTTAAAATCGCTAATACAGAACCCTGCTTTGATAAACAACAGGGCGGAGCGGAAGAGAGAAGACGCTTTCAGGTGCAAATGGGAGCCAAAGGCGACTGCGCGTGCTTCACCTAAGCTAGCCTCCACATCAAACAATGAGAGGCAGGCCTTTGCGAgcaaattaaatcatttaaGCAGCTCCGGAAAAAACGATTCATACAGGTGTCATACATATTCTCCAACAGACatgaaaggaagattgattggtcattatttatttatggccCCGAGTTGGAGAGAGCTGTCCATTTCCGACTATTTTTCCACTGTAAAACCTGTGGTCGCTGTGTGTCCTTGATTTGCGTTGGTATTTGTGAGACAGTCTCATCATATAATAGCTCATGATGCATAGCCAAACTGCACGCGGAAAAAAGACAGCGATTAGCGTTTCGGTCAAAAACAGCCgagtgaaaataaagagagtTTGAGGCTCCAGTCGGTTGCGGTTGCCGGGTGAGGTAATAAAAGGAAGTTTGAGACATTGAATCAGACAGCACGGTCCCGCTGAGTAATGTCTCTCATATCGCCGAAGACATTTCACCTTGAAATCAGAGGACGAAGTCATTTGAAAGCATGATCACATCTTTTCTACACCAAACAAGACCAATTTGTCTCGTCATCTTGTAGGAATATTTGCAAAGATCGCAGACCTCAACACATAGcctacacacataaaaaaaacaccttgtaCCTGTTTTCACaaacttttaattttttctcacttttaaaagatgaaaaaggagaaattaCGCTCCCTGAGTAGTGGGATTTGTTCGAATTGCTTTGACTTGGCATCGCTTAGAAGGGGGATAATGCATCTCCCTTAGCAATTTGAGCAGATGTAGAATCCATTAAGACCCAAAATTCATTAACATAAATGTAGAATGTCTGACCTGATTACATTCCCTACAGGCGATTCATCATCAGCACCTGTGCTGATTGATATACGACATGTAGCATCTTCAGATGGGATTCGCTATCGTGTTACGCTAGTGTAATTACAGCAAATTGGTCTCTAAACGCACTTACCATCAAGAGGCTGGTCAACGAATTAACAAGCCCTGCTCGCGAGCAAGCACCAAATGGATCAGTAAATCGATACACCTCGCTCTTCTGAACTTTGGCATAGTAATAAAATCTCAGAATGGTTCCAGATCAGTATGTATCCGTGTCTTGTCTCtgatttcttattttattttattttattttattttattttattctattaaaGGGGATTATAACTCCTGGCTAATTTTCTTTGGCAGTCTCTTCTGGACTGTCCCGTTTGTTGTAGTTAGTTATAAAAGTACAAATGTCCTTTCCGTATGCAATTAATTTCAGTTTCAACACTGCATGAGCATAGCTGAAGAAAACTCAAGTTGTGTTCTCAAAATTGGTTAACACtctatcagtgttttttttttctccatgatCAGCTTTGTCATTAGAGTAAAAATGCCCTAAACTCAAAATCCACAATGAGGTTTATTCAAATATATAATTTGAATGAGTCAACTCAAGACTTTGCATCTACCGTTCAATTATTGAACCGCTGGAGTAACTCAGTGGCTCTTATATAAGCACCACTCCTCCCTCGGACTGGATAAATGTATTAGAATCAGAAATATGCCGTTGTGGACGTTAGATGAACATTTTAAAGGAGCTACAGCCAACGAGACGTCCCTTCAAGTGTGGAGTCCATTGTGTCATTCCTGTCAAACAGAGAAGATTTGCGAGACGTGTGCTACACAGGTAGCGCGAGGCTAAAAGAGCTATCTATGCCTCTCATTTTCGCTGCGCACTTGAGCGCAGGCTTTCTGTTGCGTACCAGACAACACCTATTGGAGAGGAAAGCGCGGCTTGGCAAGAAGCCTATTGTTTCAGCcgagaaaaaggagggagggggctTTTGTGCCGCACAGACAGCTGACGTTCCCATTTGAGAGCGGATCACAATAGGTAAATCCTGGACTTCCCAAACAACGGGGGAGGCTGAGACTGGGTGAGTGCTTGGTATTGTGTGCGTAAAAGAAGGACGGATTCTCCTTCTTATCGGGTAAACGGAGCGACAGAAATTCCTTCTCAGTTCCCTCTGCATCCTCGCGGAACACCATGCGATTAGGAGAACTTCGCTCTGGGCCATGCTGAGTAACTCTTCGACTGTTTTGTTGGCTCTGACCGCTATTGCTGGACTTGTCCAGTCTTCTCATAGCTGGAGCGACGAGGATCTACTGCTTCCACCGATCAACTCTACCAACAGATTCTTGGCGAACTTGGAGGTGGATGTGCGATATGCGAAGAGGTCTGTGGAGGAGACCGAAACGTCTTCGGAGACATCTCTTCAGCCGCTGTCTCAATGCAACATAAGCGTGCAGAGACTTTTGCCCACCTCGCTTGTCGCGCGCTGGGATAGTAACTTTGGTTTTCATTGCGATGTGCTGATCTACACGACAAATAACCATGGCAGAGcgttcttttctgcttcttttaaCAGGGCTATCTCACCTGTTGTCATCGAACACATTGGAGTAACCGGTGGACAACAAGAATTTAGATTGTGTGTTGGATGTGGTCTCTCAAGGTACAGGCGATTTGGTCAAAGCCGATCAAAGGGTCAACTGTCAGGAGACCCAATCCAGTTTTGTTGTATTGACTTCGGTTTGGATGAGCTGAAGGGGGACAAAAGTTGGAGGCTGAATCGCAAACCCATTGAGTCCACGCTCGTTGCTTGTTTCATGACTCTTGTCATTATAGTATGGAGTGTTGCTGCCCTCATATGGCCAGTGCCTATCATTGCAGGATTTTTGCCAAACGGTATGGAGCAGAGACGACCAAGATAGTAAACAAATTACGTTATTTTTCGCTTTTAACGACTACTTAATATTCCCTTTAGCATTGCGAGTATAAGTAATAGCCAACATTGAAGAATGTACCAGCCCCCAATTATTATAGCCTACCCGTAGTGGGAGAGTTCGATTTTGGTGTTTCAAAGTGCAAATTGTCTTTAAACAATCTAGTTTTTAGATATTACGTTGTTTGTAACTATTTAAGGAGCTTATAAAGATTTGTTTTATAAATCTTCTGTAATGGAGTAAACACTAAATATGCTATTCAGGTGTCCTTTACTATGTTTGTAACGTTTTTATCTTTGTAGAATTTCCGTCTACTTTATAgtgtttatactgtgtgtgaaaGTTGGGCTACTTTGCCTCAGACTTTGTAGTGTGCTGTGATAATCTTATCCGAAAGAAAAGCGTCCGCGCAGCAGACTGTGTTTTGTTAtagtgaacaaaaaaagaagtaacaaaATTTCTCTTGAGTGAATTTGAAAGGATGAAAATAATTGAAATTTTGTAATATTGTCGCTAAATAGAAGcaaatgtattttgtttatttgtataatatCAATAAAATAAGTATATGAAAAGGTTATCTTAAATATCCGAGACATTTTCCTTCGTGTCTGAGCCGTTTACTCAGAAATGTGTATCATGGACTTTGATGAAAGCGCATTGCCAAAATGTCAGCGTTAAAGCCCATGGAAGCTCTTAAAGATTCTTATAATCTTTATGTGGTTGGGAAAAACTGTTctcaaaaagaagaaggaaaaacgGTCATCAAAGAGGTAACACGACAGTAGCAGGGTAGGCGCTGAAGAATAGGACTGAAGCACTGTATGTTCATTGGATGGTCATTTATGGGTGGAACAAGGTAACCAGTTTTGCACGAcgtgaaaagaacagaaagaaagaaagaaagaaagaaagaaagaaagaaagaacaaaaagaaacaacagaagAGGTAATCCTTACAGAAAAGAGAATTACGCATAGACTGGAAATAAATAGTTTCAGGGAGATATTAGCCCATTCATACTGGTCCATTTAAATGTCTCCATACTTGTTTGACAAGTTATAGACAGCTCACTTAATTCCACAGGATTTGTCATTTGCAATCATTTCAGTCTCAGTTACAGACCAGGTGTGATACGCTGTGAAGCAGCAATCGATCAAGAGGTTGCTGTAGCCAGCATAACTCTCTCCAGGAAATAACCGATTTTTACGGATTTTTAGGTCGAATAGTGGTCCTATGCGTCTGCTGGATTTGAGCAACGCATATCCACAATCCAATAAATTTAGCGGCTCCCCGTAATCTTGTCTACATGGTACGGTCACCTCGCCCACTCCACAGAGACATTTggctgactgatacatttcactGTCCTAGGAATCGCGACTTGAGTAGAATTGGGTCCCTTCTTTGGGTGAAGTTAAAACCATTTGTCACGTGTGATCTTACACACTTATCCGCTAAAATGCTGTTCTGTTGAGCTTTCAGGAAAATATGACCAAATTCGGTGATCCAAAGCTGACTGAATCCCCGGTACGCTCTACCTATCGACTGTCAAAGTGGTCCAACGGACGCAAAAGGCTAGACTGCCTTTCGCAGGTAATCAGTGGCAATCACATTCCCATGTCATGATGGGTACCGTCGAGTCAGTTGCACACATCGCCGGTAATGTTACACAACGAGTTTTAGTGTGAAGAACACGCTCTGCACGTATCAAAGAAGTTTACTCATCCAAACGGAAGCAGATACTGTTTTAGGCGGAGACTTACGAGCACCTAGGGAAATAAAGcatttaggagagagagagagagaaggagagagagagagagagagagagagaatgaactgGTTGGAAAATGTAGTTTTCTTTAGGCCTATTTGACATTCAGTATAGCTACAGACATCGATACAATTCGTTTATATTCTTTTGTACTGGCCATAGAAAAGTGGGTGTACACTCATCTTGAGTGccatcatgtttcttttttatatttagGTCTATTCCtagacattttaatttcatatttaaggGTTAGGCCTATATTTGTCATAAAATTGGACAGAACTACGTAAAGCCTAAACTTCGGATGGTCTCTGTGCGTAATCGCAGAGTCTGCATGACTGAACATGATTTCTAAGCGGCTGTCGTTCAGGCGAACGG containing:
- the tmem158 gene encoding transmembrane protein 158 — translated: MLSNSSTVLLALTAIAGLVQSSHSWSDEDLLLPPINSTNRFLANLEVDVRYAKRSVEETETSSETSLQPLSQCNISVQRLLPTSLVARWDSNFGFHCDVLIYTTNNHGRAFFSASFNRAISPVVIEHIGVTGGQQEFRLCVGCGLSRYRRFGQSRSKGQLSGDPIQFCCIDFGLDELKGDKSWRLNRKPIESTLVACFMTLVIIVWSVAALIWPVPIIAGFLPNGMEQRRPR